TGATATAAAGCAGTCTAACGTTACTTTTCGAAGGATGCAAAATGCGGTGTACTATTCAATTTAGATTTGAATCTTGTGcttcaagatggatggcggttTCCAAGTTGTGAAATGAGCTCCGATAGCACCGGTAGCACATACGATAACCAAAGAAACTGAAATGTCTATTTATCACATGCAAATGGTGTTTTAATGGTATCACAAAATGGTAGTAAAGCTTCTTAGCAAAGTATGCGAAAGGACTTACagaaaaacaagaaataaattaaaatatttgttttattttatcatattaGAATCATTTTCGTTTCCAATTTTACTGACGGCAACTTGACATTTCTTAGTAGATTGTGCTGCGGCCGCATCCGCAGATGGGTGCGCAGTGTCCGTAGATAGAGACGGTACCAACGGCGCAGGCCTGACCTCCGTACTCGACGGCACCGATGATGGGCACGCGACCAATGATAGCGGTGGTACCAGCGACGGGCAGCTCACCGGCAACACCCACGTTGCCGATTCCCTCGCCGCCATATGAGCCACAACCGGCGCCGTATTCTCCGTCGATTCCGTTCCACCCAGCACCGAGTCCATTCCAGCCTGCTCCAAGTCCGTTCCAGCCGTTTCAACCAGCTCCGCAGCCGCAACCGCCTAACCCTCCCAGGTACTGGCCGTAGACATTCTATAAACATGAAATGTTCCTCTGTTTGAATTTCAATCCAATATCTCGCTTCATAATCTATCACTATGGACATGATAGAAATACGTGTAATGATGTAGAAAGAGTGTCGTCACCGTAGCAATGCCACACAGGAAAGTTTACCCCTAAACAGCCACGTTCACTGTTGGTGgtctagtgccggtataat
This Bombyx mori chromosome 2, ASM3026992v2 DNA region includes the following protein-coding sequences:
- the LOC101743449 gene encoding chorion class A protein L12-like, whose product is MSSTFTFFILCVQACLIQVSWNGLGAGWNGIDGEYGAGCGSYGGEGIGNVGVAGELPVAGTTAIIGRVPIIGAVEYGGQACAVGTVSIYGHCAPICGCGRSTIY